A stretch of DNA from Deltaproteobacteria bacterium:
CGTTCAAATACGCTTCTGGAGGAAAACTTATATAACTAAACTTAAACTGTTCTGGTTTTCGGTAGCCTTCGGAATTCTTCTCCAAATAATCCTCCAATGCCTTAACGTCGTTGGTGTCGACCTGGCTTTCAAAATCCTTTGATTCAACCGCGATATAGCGAAACTTAGTTTTTGCATTGTTTCGCATGTAAACTGCTCTTATTTCGTCATCGGTTAATACACTTAAATCGTTAAGGATTGATTTTAATTGCTCCTCTAGTAAATCCTTTTTAACCATATCTTCCAGTTGCGAACCGTTTATCCCTAAAGTCTTTAGATAAAGCCTATATGTCTCTTTGTTGAACTTTCCTCCAAAGATTGGGAGCGAGCGAATTTTATTTTCTATTTGCATTAGAGATACGCTAAGGCCGAGTTCTTTTGTAAAGTCGTCTATTAGTAATCGAGTGGTGAGACTATCTATGGCGAGCTGCGGCAGCCTTAACTGATTTTTTATAAGTTCGTAATTGTCACCAAATTGTTGGCGAAACCTGGCCGATAAATTTTGGCTTTCCTTACTAAATTCACCATAGGAGATTTCCTTGTCATTAACTTTAGCAATAGCCGCCGAGACTGGCGAATCGAAAAAAGAGCCCAAGCCAAAGCCAAGCATCAACGAAGCACAAACGCCTACTGCTACCCATCCCACTAGTTTATTTTTGTTTTTTCTTATAAATTGCAACATTGAATTAACACTTTATGCACGCCTACCAAGAAAAATTAGTTCCCATCTATATCAAGCTACCAAAGCAGGATATAGCATATATAAAATTCGTCCTAGAGAGCTACTGCGATTTGGGCGTTGTTAGAACTTTGGACTCTTCTCTCGGCGAGATAGTTATCCTTGCCCTCTCATGTACTGCAAATAAGGTATATGAACTAATCGAAAGCCTCAAGGGCGAGTTGAATATAAGAGTAATACCAAAACCTCATAGCGCAAAAAGTGACTGGCTTCTGCAAGAAAGCGAAGAGTGAGAAAGAGACAGATTAATCCTTCTTGTTCTCTAGGCTGATTTTTAGCAAATCATTTAATAATTGAGGATTTGCCTTGCCTTGCGTTATTTTCATCAATTGACCCACGAAAAAACCAAACAATTTTGTTTTTCCGGATCGGTATTCGCTTACCTGTTCAGGATTGCTGGCTATCACCTCGTCGATGGCTTTTTGAATCAATTCTGGGTTGCTAACTTGCTTTAGCCCTCGACTTTCAACAATGCTCATAGGCGTAGCGCTTGTTGAAAACATTTCGGCGAAAACGGTTTTAGCAATTTTTCCGGAGATCACGTCGCTGTCGATGAGTTGCACCAGAGCTGCTAAATTTTCTGGACTAACTGGACATTTTTCAATGGAGATAGTTTCTTTGTTTAAAAGGCCAAAGAGTTCGGATGAAATCCAATTGGCAATACCTATTGGGTTATTATGTGCTGATACCGCCTGGTCGTAATATTGAGCTACGAAGCGCTCTTGGGTAAGCACTTCGGCGGTGTACTCATCGAGGCGGTACATTTTTAGAAAGCGCTTGTAAACTGCAACTGGGAGTTCTGGCAAAGTAGCGCGAATTTTTTCAATCCAGTCATTGTCGATAACTAGGGGTAGCAAATCTGGATCTGGAAAGTAACGGTAATCTTGAGCGTGCTCCTTAGTTCTCATTACGCGAGTTTCGCCCTTTGCTTCATCCCATAATCTAGTTTCTTGTCTAGCCTGTTTGCCCTCTCTTAGCAGAGCTGTCTGGCGCTCAATTTCGTAGGCCAGAGCACTTTCTACGAACTTAAAGGAGTTTAGGTTTTTTATTTCGACTTTTTCTCCAAGTTTGGTTTCGCCTTTTGCTCGCACAGAAACGTTAGCGTCGCATCTAAGGCTACCTTCCTCCATGTTGCCATCGGAGATGTCTAAATACCGAAGAATCTGCCTAATTTGACGCATGTAGGCGCCGGCTTCTTCTGGGCTTCGCAGGTCTGGTTCTGATACAATTTCCACCAGAGCTACGCCTGCGCGATTCAGATCAACGCTAGAGTACGGGCGGTTTGCGTGATGCACGTTCTTTCCGGCATCTTCTTCCAAGTGAATGCGCGTAATGCCGACAGTGCGCAAATTGCCGTTAATCCTAATTTCTAGGTGCCCGGATTTGCAAACTGGCTTTTCGTATTGAGAAATTTGATAGCCTTTAGGAAGGTCTGGATACATGTAGTGCTTTCTTGCAAAGATGCTTTCTCTAGCAATGCCACAACCAGTTGCAAGCCCAAGTTTTACAGCAAATTCAACCGCGAGTTTATTTAAAACCGGCAATGAGCCAGGCAGCGCCAAAGTCAGAGGATCTGTTAGCGTATTGGGCGGGCAACCGACAACTGTAGATGAGGTTGCAAAAATCTTACTATCAGTCGACAACTGAGCGTGAACTTCTAGACCTATTACTGCTTCTATTTCTTGCGTCATATTCTTGAACGAATCCTCTTGCTAGTATCGAAGGCTAGTTCTCTCTGTAGTTCTTGTGCCACGCACATCAGTTTGGACTCTTGAAAAGGCGCTCCAATTAGTTGGAGCCCAATTGGCAACTCGTTGTTGTCTAGTCCACATGGCAGGGACAAACCGCAGAGCCCAGCTAAGTTTACGGGGCAAGTAAAAATATCGGCCAAATACATCTGCAACGGCGAAGTGCATTTTTCGGCAATTTTAAAAGCCGTTGTGGGAGCCGTTGGAGTTGCGATAATATCGCAGTCATTGGCAAACGCCGCCTTAAAATCGTTAATTATAAGGGTTCGCGCCTTTTGCGCCTGCAAATAATAGGCGTCGTAGTAGCCAGCCGATAGCACGTACGTTCCTATCATTATGCGCCGCTTAACTTCTGGGCCGAATCCCTCTTGGCGAGTTTTCTTGTACATGTCTGCTAAAGAGCCACAGCTCTTTGTTCTGTGGCCATAACGAACGCCGTCGTAACGAGCTAAATTGGACGAAGCCTCGGCAGGGTTAATTATGTAATAAACTGGGACGGCAAGTTCGGTGTTTGGAAGCGAGATGTCGACGAGCTCGGCTCCAAGTTTCGCGAGTATTCTTAAACCTGCTTGGACTGCCTCGTTAACTTCGCTTTGCGTTCCGCTGATAAAATATTCCTTAGGCACCCCGACGCGAAGACCTTTAAGCCCTTGATCTTTACTAGCTTGAAGATTGGCAACGTAATTTGGAACATCGACTTTCATCGAAGTAGAATCGCTTTCGTCGTGTCCAGAAATTGCCTCCATTATAAGCGCTAAATCTTCAATTGTTCTAGCAAACGCGCCAATTTGATCGAGCGAAGAAGCAAAGGCGACGCAACCATAACGACTTACTCGCCCATATGTGGGCCTAAGACCTAAAATTCCAGTAAATGCTGCTGGTTGTCGAATGGAACCGCCGGTGTCGGTGCCAAGTGCTAGAGGTGCTGAGCCTAAGGCAACCGAAACGGCGGAGCCACCGCTAGAACCACCTGAAACGCGCTCTTCGTCCCAGGGGTTACGCACAGGTCCAAATGCGGAGTTTTCATTAGAGGCCCCCATGGCAAACTCATCCAAATTGGTTTTGCCTAGGATGACCGCTCCGCGGCTTCTTAGTTTCGCCACTGCTGTGCAGTCGTACGGCGGGATAAAACCTTTTAGCATTTTAGAGGCGCAGGTTGTCTCTATCCCTTCTGTAACTAGCATGTCCTTAATTGCTACCGGTATGCCAGTAAGCGCAGGTGAGTTTTGCTTCTTTTGAGCAATGATTTTGTCAGCCGAGTTAGCCGCATTGAGGGCCACATCTTCGCAGATAGTTATAAAGTGATTAAACCGCTCGTTAGTAGACATTATCTGTGCGAGATGTGCCTTGGTAAGCTGAACAGCAGAAAACTCGCCAGCTAACAGACCTCTTCGCATTTCGGTGGCAGAAAGTCGTATAAGTTCAAGTTCGTTCATGTTGCTAATTATAATATTTTTGGAACTTCAAATCCCTGTTTGTCGAATGCAGGTGCGTTTTGTGCGACTTTTTCAATATCTAAGGACTCCTTAACTACGTCATTTCTAAACGCATTCGTGACGCCATGAACATGGCTAGTCGGCACGACGCCTCGCGTTGGAACGGCGGATAGTTTGTCCACGTATGAGAAAATGTCATTGAGTTCCTTTTGGATTTTTAGTAGCTCATCTTCTGAGAGCTCTAGCATCGCTAGGTCTGCAATGTTCCGAACTTGCTCGAGTGAAAGGCTGCTCATAGTTGCAAAATACCTTGAAAATGTAAGAATTGTTTTTCGATATTTTTGGAAGAGCTGTAAAACTTAACAACTCTAAAGATGTTTTCGATATCACACATTCCTTATGATCGCTATAGGAGCCTCGCGTGAATCATTACGTAGCTGGAATAGATGAAGCTGGAAGAGGGCCTTTGGCCGGCCCAGTTACGGCTGCCTGTGTGGTTCTCCCATCAGGTTACTCAAATTCTGAGTTTCGAGATTCAAAAAAACTTAGTAGCCCTGTTCGCGATAGGCTTTATTTAGAGATAATAAAGGTTTCGCTGGCCTATGCAGTTGTGTCTATTGGACCAAGGCGTATTGAAAAGCTCAATATTAGAGAAGCTACTCGTTTAGCCATGGCGCTAGCAGCGGAAAAAGTACGTAATTCTTTAGAGATTAGCAGCAAAACTAAGTCAAAAAAATTTAGTCTTCAGTTATTAGTTGATGGAGATACATCAATTGACACAAATCTTTCGCAGAAGACGATAATAAAAGGCGATGAAAAAATACTGGCAATTTCTGCTGCATCTATTCTTGCGAAGGTAAGTAGGGATCGCCTTATGGAGCAATTAGATACTTATTATCCTCAGTATGGATTTGCGAAACACAAAGGCTACCCTACGAAAGCTCATTTGCAGCAGATTGCCGAGCATGGGCCAGCGCGACCGCATAGATCTACATTTGCAGGAGTACGAGAGTATTTATCGAGATTTTGTCGAGAATAACGCAAATCTCCATGATTCGCGTGCAGCAATCGCTAAGCTTGGTGAGGGTTATGCTTTGGTTTATCTGAAATCTACCGGGATGCGCGAAGTTTTTAGGAACTGGCGGTGTAGAGTTGGAGAGGTAGATTTAATATTAGCCGACAAAAATGAACTCGTTTTTGTAGAGGTTAAGAGCCGAATTGCAAATTTAGTAGCTAGTAAATGTATTTTTGAAAACATACATGATAAGAAAAAAAAGAAATTACGTGCACTTGTTCAAGTGTATTTGTTAATTTTTTATAAGAAAAAACCACGCCCGCCGGTGCGCATAGATGTCGTAGGAGTGTTGTTGCGGCAGGTAGATTTGAGAGTTGAGAAAGTCATGCACATTAAAGGGGCTGTGTAGTTTTGTCGGCGCGTTGCTGTAGATTTGTGAGCAGGAGAGATAATCATGATAGATCCTAGATTACTTCGAGAAGATTTTAACAATGTGAAGAGGCTCTTAGCTACAAGGGGTTTGCCCGAAAGCATTGATTTGTACCCAGAATTAGACGAGCAGCGTCGCGAAGCGCTGCTAAAGATAGAAGAAATTAGGGCTAACAAAAATCGCCTCGGGCCACGCATAGCGCAGGCAAAAAAGGAAGGGGCAGATGTGTCGACTTTGCTAGAGGATTTAAAACGACAGGGCGATCTCGAGAGCCAGCTTGCCGAAGATTTAGAAGTAATCGAACAAAAACTCGCTAGTATTCATCATAGGATTGCCAATATTCCCGATAGCAGTGTTCCCATTGGGGCTGGGGAGGAGCAAAACCGAGTAGAGAAATATTGGGGGGAGAAGCCCGTTTTCTCATTTACGCCTAGCGCGCATTGGGATGTTGGAGAAGCGCTGAATATATTGGATTTTCCTCGGGCGGCGAAAATTTCGGGATCTCGTTTTGCGGTTTATCGAGGTGATGGCGCTAGGTTAGAAAGAGCGCTAATTAATTTTATGTTAGAGCGGCATGCTAAGCGCGGGTATCAGGAAATGCTCGTGCCAATTCTCGTGCGTGCCGAAGCACTTTTTGGTTCTGGTCAGCTTCCCAAATTCGAGGCGGATTTATTTAAAACAGCTGGTGCTGAACCACAGTTTTATTTGATACCGACCTCGGAAGTATCGCTTTGCAATTTGCATGCGGATGAAATACTAAATGCCGAAGATCTACCGCTGTACTACACTGCCTATACTCCTTGTTTTCGGGCAGAGGCGGGGTCTCATGGCAAGGATGTGCGGGGATTAATTCGCCTGCATCAGTTTAATAAGGTTGAGTTAGTAAAGATTACGTCTCAGGAAACTTCCTTTGAGGAGCTCGAGATGCTAACTGCTGATGCAGAATCCATTCTCGAAGAGTTAGGCCTAGCATATCGCAGAATAACCCTCTCATCGGGAGATATGGGACTAGCAGCTGCAAAGACATATGACCTAGAGGTATGGCTGCCAGGGCTTGGGTGTTATCGCGAAATTAGCAGTTGTTCTAATACTACGGACTATCAGGCCAGGCGCACTAAGACGCGCTATCGCGCGGCTGCTGGAGAGAAGCCAAAATTCGTGCACATGTTAAATGGGTCGGGGTTGGCAGTTGGTCGGACAGTTGTGGCTATTTTAGAAAATTATCAGCAAGAAGACGGTTCGGTAGTAATTCCCCAAGCCTTGCGTCCGTACATGAATGGGCAGGAGGTAATTACTAAAAATTAGGGGCGTGTCGATTCGAGTTGTATTGGTTAAGAGTTGTATGTTCGTAGTGATTGTTGCTTTAGTCTCAGTGTTTTTAGCGAGTGAGGTGCGTGCGGAAATTTGGGAGTGCGTGAATAGCGCTCATCGCGGTGTCACTATATACACAAATGCTCCAGTGCAGTCGAACTTAACTAATTGCGTTAGAGCGTCGTCTTTGGTGTCGGTTCCATTTAATCAGTTATCGCCAGAAGCTTTTATGGGGTTAGGTGCCGGATCGACGGAAGTTAAAATGCGCGCTAGGCTTGACGAAGGGTTAGGCGGAAAAGCTCGTGGTGCTAAGGATGAAAGTATTGAGGAGCCTGAGGCAAACTCAAAGAAGCGCAATTTATTCATTCGCTGGAACTATAAAGAAGTAAGAAAACCAGGAAAGCCATTTGATAACAAGTGCAGGATAAAGGGGTCGATTAAAGACGAGAACGGCGGACCCGTGCGCATATCAATAACTAGAGGTGCGTTAACGGAGGAAACATTTAAGTTAATAGCACGAGCTAACTACCAACCTACGCCAATTAATATTACGCTTAAAGGCGGTTGTAGGAAGCCAGGGCTGGAGGTTAAGGGGTAAGTTTTGTGCTCTTTTGCAAGAGCGGTTTAATATTTTGTAAAGTCTTGAATAATCCTCAATCCACTAGGTGCAGCAGGAGCAGTATTGTTGCTACCCCCGGAAGAAAGCTTCCACGTTCCATGCGATGAACCCACATAGACAGAGGAATCAAAGGGGCTCACAAATATGCCGTAGGGAGAAAAATATGGACCGATATTGCCGCTGATGTTTGTCCA
This window harbors:
- a CDS encoding DUF4911 domain-containing protein; translated protein: MHAYQEKLVPIYIKLPKQDIAYIKFVLESYCDLGVVRTLDSSLGEIVILALSCTANKVYELIESLKGELNIRVIPKPHSAKSDWLLQESEE
- the gatB gene encoding Asp-tRNA(Asn)/Glu-tRNA(Gln) amidotransferase subunit GatB — its product is MTQEIEAVIGLEVHAQLSTDSKIFATSSTVVGCPPNTLTDPLTLALPGSLPVLNKLAVEFAVKLGLATGCGIARESIFARKHYMYPDLPKGYQISQYEKPVCKSGHLEIRINGNLRTVGITRIHLEEDAGKNVHHANRPYSSVDLNRAGVALVEIVSEPDLRSPEEAGAYMRQIRQILRYLDISDGNMEEGSLRCDANVSVRAKGETKLGEKVEIKNLNSFKFVESALAYEIERQTALLREGKQARQETRLWDEAKGETRVMRTKEHAQDYRYFPDPDLLPLVIDNDWIEKIRATLPELPVAVYKRFLKMYRLDEYTAEVLTQERFVAQYYDQAVSAHNNPIGIANWISSELFGLLNKETISIEKCPVSPENLAALVQLIDSDVISGKIAKTVFAEMFSTSATPMSIVESRGLKQVSNPELIQKAIDEVIASNPEQVSEYRSGKTKLFGFFVGQLMKITQGKANPQLLNDLLKISLENKKD
- the gatA gene encoding Asp-tRNA(Asn)/Glu-tRNA(Gln) amidotransferase subunit GatA, producing MNELELIRLSATEMRRGLLAGEFSAVQLTKAHLAQIMSTNERFNHFITICEDVALNAANSADKIIAQKKQNSPALTGIPVAIKDMLVTEGIETTCASKMLKGFIPPYDCTAVAKLRSRGAVILGKTNLDEFAMGASNENSAFGPVRNPWDEERVSGGSSGGSAVSVALGSAPLALGTDTGGSIRQPAAFTGILGLRPTYGRVSRYGCVAFASSLDQIGAFARTIEDLALIMEAISGHDESDSTSMKVDVPNYVANLQASKDQGLKGLRVGVPKEYFISGTQSEVNEAVQAGLRILAKLGAELVDISLPNTELAVPVYYIINPAEASSNLARYDGVRYGHRTKSCGSLADMYKKTRQEGFGPEVKRRIMIGTYVLSAGYYDAYYLQAQKARTLIINDFKAAFANDCDIIATPTAPTTAFKIAEKCTSPLQMYLADIFTCPVNLAGLCGLSLPCGLDNNELPIGLQLIGAPFQESKLMCVAQELQRELAFDTSKRIRSRI
- the gatC gene encoding Asp-tRNA(Asn)/Glu-tRNA(Gln) amidotransferase subunit GatC → MSSLSLEQVRNIADLAMLELSEDELLKIQKELNDIFSYVDKLSAVPTRGVVPTSHVHGVTNAFRNDVVKESLDIEKVAQNAPAFDKQGFEVPKIL
- a CDS encoding ribonuclease HII, which gives rise to MNHYVAGIDEAGRGPLAGPVTAACVVLPSGYSNSEFRDSKKLSSPVRDRLYLEIIKVSLAYAVVSIGPRRIEKLNIREATRLAMALAAEKVRNSLEISSKTKSKKFSLQLLVDGDTSIDTNLSQKTIIKGDEKILAISAASILAKVSRDRLMEQLDTYYPQYGFAKHKGYPTKAHLQQIAEHGPARPHRSTFAGVREYLSRFCRE
- a CDS encoding YraN family protein, which encodes MGQRDRIDLHLQEYESIYRDFVENNANLHDSRAAIAKLGEGYALVYLKSTGMREVFRNWRCRVGEVDLILADKNELVFVEVKSRIANLVASKCIFENIHDKKKKKLRALVQVYLLIFYKKKPRPPVRIDVVGVLLRQVDLRVEKVMHIKGAV
- the serS gene encoding serine--tRNA ligase, with amino-acid sequence MIDPRLLREDFNNVKRLLATRGLPESIDLYPELDEQRREALLKIEEIRANKNRLGPRIAQAKKEGADVSTLLEDLKRQGDLESQLAEDLEVIEQKLASIHHRIANIPDSSVPIGAGEEQNRVEKYWGEKPVFSFTPSAHWDVGEALNILDFPRAAKISGSRFAVYRGDGARLERALINFMLERHAKRGYQEMLVPILVRAEALFGSGQLPKFEADLFKTAGAEPQFYLIPTSEVSLCNLHADEILNAEDLPLYYTAYTPCFRAEAGSHGKDVRGLIRLHQFNKVELVKITSQETSFEELEMLTADAESILEELGLAYRRITLSSGDMGLAAAKTYDLEVWLPGLGCYREISSCSNTTDYQARRTKTRYRAAAGEKPKFVHMLNGSGLAVGRTVVAILENYQQEDGSVVIPQALRPYMNGQEVITKN